The Cynocephalus volans isolate mCynVol1 chromosome 2, mCynVol1.pri, whole genome shotgun sequence genome window below encodes:
- the C2H12orf76 gene encoding uncharacterized protein C12orf76 homolog, which yields MLPLLWWWLCLGLCSLLVGQAEAPSPVEPPERSRPYAVLRGQNLVLMGTIFSILLVTIILMAFCVYKPIRRR from the exons ATGCTGCCTctgttgtggtggtggctgtgccTCGGCCTGTGCAGCCTCCTGGTGGGTCAGGCGGAGGCCCCGAGCCCTGTGGAGCCGCCGGAACGGAGCCGGCCGTACGCGGTGCTGCGCGGGCAGAATTTGG TGTTGATGGGAACCATTTTCAGCATCCTGCTGGTGACCATCATCCTTATGGCATTTTGTGTCTACAAGCCCATTCGACGTCGGTGA